One Helianthus annuus cultivar XRQ/B chromosome 12, HanXRQr2.0-SUNRISE, whole genome shotgun sequence genomic region harbors:
- the LOC110893567 gene encoding myosin-6-like, whose protein sequence is MVKERAEWEKYRDHLVREVKDFEKAKAAFVEEKAKFESDRKSEEWGREGLRSKLRAAEELLSKERTEWKEVCKKDNQRMFAARSKITDLEAQNATLTKKVEDVEADKERVEAELKVQVASRDKDLHAKDVEIAELKRRLHEQTDKSESLEIDLEAERVKAAIAEEAKQKAEEARDISTSTLNIAQNNYSEAQAIVDTLMANSILNSSELDAAVAALIDASRVVGHCGGYLERAQHVEEALGQEFDVKALKHDDWCQRLKTILDPLETVELSGEEEPAGGDGDGDGYEYVIVLIGVVPFTITALLLETLVKLARINVSVALV, encoded by the exons ATGGTTAAAGAGCGGGCTGAATGGGAAAAGTACCGTGATCACCTGGTGAGGGAAGTTAAGGACTTTGAGAAAGCTAAGGCTGCGTTTGTTGAAGAGAAAGCTAAGTTTGAGTCTGATAGGAAATCGGAGGAGTGGGGTCGCGAAGGCTTAAGAAGCAAGCTTCGTGCTGCTGAAGAGCTCTTGTCAAAAGAGCGCACCGAATGGAAGGAGGTTTGTAAGAAGGATAACCAGCGCATGTTTGCAGCTCGCTCCAAAATTACCGACCTTGAGGCTCAAAATGCCACATTAACAAAGAAGGTCGAGGATGTCGAAGCTGACAAAGAGCGCGTTGAG GCTGAGTTAAAGGTGCAGGTGGCCAGTAGGGACAAGGATTTGCATGCCAAAGATGTGGAGATTGCGGAGTTGAAACGCAGACTGCACGAACAAACTGACAAAAGCGAATCCTTGGAAATTGACCTTGAAGCTGAGAGAGTGAAAGCTGCCATTGCTGAGGAGGCCAAACAGAAAGCTGAAGAAGCGCGAGATATCAGCACTTCTACTCTCAACATAGCACAGAACAATTACTCCGAAGCCCAAGCTATCGTTGACACGCTT ATGGCCAACTCTATCCTGAATTCTTCTGAGCTGGATGCGGCTGTTGCCGCTCTCATAGATGCCTCGCGCGTGGTAGGTCATTGTGGAGGTTATCTGGAGCGCGCGCAACATGTTGAAGAAGCATTAGGGCAGGAGTTTGATGTCA AAGCGTTGAAGCATGACGACTGGTGCCAACGGTTAAAGACTATCTTAGATCCTCTAGAGACTGTGGAGCTATCTGGAGAGGAAGAACCAGCCGGTGGTGATGGCGATGGCGATGGTTATGAATATGTGATAGTGTTGATAGGCGTTGTGCCTT TTACAATTACTGCATTGTTGCTAGAAACTTTAgttaagttagcgcgaataaatgtaagtgtggcTCTTGTGTGA